A portion of the Mustela erminea isolate mMusErm1 chromosome 19, mMusErm1.Pri, whole genome shotgun sequence genome contains these proteins:
- the SYNE4 gene encoding nesprin-4 isoform X4 translates to MALPPPLGPRPPSEPLNHPPGAPREPDIGGFTLCPASEERLRLPAPTSSEDAAAAKHCEHLSSGQEVLEAEQDSLALCLLGLGLRLRDLERGLGPWASAQSRMGQLQVGSGRPRCGRVGRASGMGANFLGWEMGLFHIPDAQVGKVRRDVIPGPRSRVLLVCGDTGEGWCLTLCPQALQADLRGAAERIDALLAFGEGLAQRSEPQALASLEQVLRALRAHRGSIFRRLWWLQAQLVSSSLVWPALAVPAPGTDSTAPITLSSDQVFEEASPLDQDLEVEGDLDGPGPGGIWGPWTPSSYPTPAELEWDPAGDVGGLRPLWQKTAWTPGAPCELCGHRGPQGRGQGLEFSQGPHTSVSPQDMLMSGFSHWKHLAGQRRRSLLRKSQDKKRASPNLQGVMLEVDPGAPPPASGHSLILLLLLLLFLLLVGATLLLPPSGGSCCSSARLAGTPYLVLSYVNGPPPI, encoded by the exons ATGGCCCTGCCTCCACCTCTGGGGCCTAGACCCCCCTCAGAGCCCCTCAACCACCCCCCTGGAGCCCCCAGGGAGCCGGACATTGGTGGATTCACCCTCTGCCCCGCTTCTGAGGAGAGACTCAG ATTGCCAGCACCCACTTCCAGTGAGGACGCAGCAGCGGCCAAACACTGTGAG CACCTCAGCTCTGGCCAGGAGGTATTGGAGGCTGAGCAGGACAGCCTAGCCCTATGCCTGTTGGGGCTGGGCCTCCGGCTGCGGGACCTGGAGCGAGGCCTGGGGCCCTGGGCATCAGCCCAGAGTAGGATGGGCCAGCTGCAGGTGGGCAGTGGGAGGCCAAGATgtgggagggtgggcagggccTCAGGAATGGGTGCAAACTTCCTGGGGTGGGAAATGGGTTTATTCCACATTCCAGATGCCCAGGTAGGAAAGGTGAGAAGGGACGTAATTCCAGGTCCCAGATCTCGCGTGCTCCTGGTGTGTGGGGATACGGGTGAGGGGTGGTGTCTAACCTTGTGTCCCCAGGCGCTCCAGGCAGACCTGCGTGGGGCAGCTGAACGCATAGATGCCCTCCTGGCGTTTGGTGAGGGGCTGGCACAACGGAGTGAACCTCAGGCCCTGGCATCCCTGGAGCAGGTCCTGAGAGCCCTCAGAGCCCACCGAGGCAGCATCTTTCGGCGACTGTGGTGGCTGCAGGCCCAGCTGGTCAGCTCTAGCCTGGTATGGCCTGCCCTGGCAGTCCCCGCCCCAGGTACCGATTCCACAGCCCCCATAACTCTGTCTTCTGACCAGGTATTTGAGGAGGCCAGCCCACTGGATCAGGACTTGGAAGTCGAGGGGGACTTGGATGGGCCAGGACCTGGTGGGATCTGGGGGCCCTGGACACCCAGTAGCTACCCCACTCCCGCAGAGTTGGAGTGGGACCCGGCAGGGGATGTTGGAGGCCTCAGGCCCTTGTGGCAAAAGACAGCCTGGACACCAGGAGCTCCCTGTGAGCTGTGTGGTCACAGAGGCCCCCAGGGCAGGGGACAAGGCCTTGAG TTCTCCCAAGGACCCcacacctcagtttccccacaagACATGCTCATGTCGGGCTTCAGCCACTGGAAACACTTGGCAGGTCAACGAAGACGTTCCCTGCTCCGGAAGTCTCAG GACAAGAAGCGAGCATCTCCCAATCTCCAGGGCGTGATGTTGGAGGTAGACCCTGG AGCCCCTCCTCCTGCATCCGGGCACTCGctgatcctcctcctcctcctcctcctcttccttctcctggtgGGTGCCACGTTGCTCCTGCCACCATCAGGGGGGTCTTGCTGCTCTTCTGCCCGACTGGCCGGGACACCTTACCTGGTGCTCAGCTATGTCAATGGTCCTCCTCCAATCTGA
- the SYNE4 gene encoding nesprin-4 isoform X1: MALPPPLGPRPPSEPLNHPPGAPREPDIGGFTLCPASEERLRPDQAQKLGQDSLDPPQHLQGGLGGTEPAAGPLRLPAPTSSEDAAAAKHCEHLSSGQEVLEAEQDSLALCLLGLGLRLRDLERGLGPWASAQSRMGQLQVGSGRPRCGRVGRASGMGANFLGWEMGLFHIPDAQVGKVRRDVIPGPRSRVLLVCGDTGEGWCLTLCPQALQADLRGAAERIDALLAFGEGLAQRSEPQALASLEQVLRALRAHRGSIFRRLWWLQAQLVSSSLVWPALAVPAPGTDSTAPITLSSDQVFEEASPLDQDLEVEGDLDGPGPGGIWGPWTPSSYPTPAELEWDPAGDVGGLRPLWQKTAWTPGAPCELCGHRGPQGRGQGLEFSQGPHTSVSPQDMLMSGFSHWKHLAGQRRRSLLRKSQDKKRASPNLQGVMLEVDPGAPPPASGHSLILLLLLLLFLLLVGATLLLPPSGGSCCSSARLAGTPYLVLSYVNGPPPI, from the exons ATGGCCCTGCCTCCACCTCTGGGGCCTAGACCCCCCTCAGAGCCCCTCAACCACCCCCCTGGAGCCCCCAGGGAGCCGGACATTGGTGGATTCACCCTCTGCCCCGCTTCTGAGGAGAGACTCAG ACCAGACCAGGCCCAGAAACTGGGGCAAGACTCCTTGGACCCTCCCCAACACCTCCAGGGTGGGTTGGGGGGCACTGAGCCTGCTGCTGGTCCCCTCAGATTGCCAGCACCCACTTCCAGTGAGGACGCAGCAGCGGCCAAACACTGTGAG CACCTCAGCTCTGGCCAGGAGGTATTGGAGGCTGAGCAGGACAGCCTAGCCCTATGCCTGTTGGGGCTGGGCCTCCGGCTGCGGGACCTGGAGCGAGGCCTGGGGCCCTGGGCATCAGCCCAGAGTAGGATGGGCCAGCTGCAGGTGGGCAGTGGGAGGCCAAGATgtgggagggtgggcagggccTCAGGAATGGGTGCAAACTTCCTGGGGTGGGAAATGGGTTTATTCCACATTCCAGATGCCCAGGTAGGAAAGGTGAGAAGGGACGTAATTCCAGGTCCCAGATCTCGCGTGCTCCTGGTGTGTGGGGATACGGGTGAGGGGTGGTGTCTAACCTTGTGTCCCCAGGCGCTCCAGGCAGACCTGCGTGGGGCAGCTGAACGCATAGATGCCCTCCTGGCGTTTGGTGAGGGGCTGGCACAACGGAGTGAACCTCAGGCCCTGGCATCCCTGGAGCAGGTCCTGAGAGCCCTCAGAGCCCACCGAGGCAGCATCTTTCGGCGACTGTGGTGGCTGCAGGCCCAGCTGGTCAGCTCTAGCCTGGTATGGCCTGCCCTGGCAGTCCCCGCCCCAGGTACCGATTCCACAGCCCCCATAACTCTGTCTTCTGACCAGGTATTTGAGGAGGCCAGCCCACTGGATCAGGACTTGGAAGTCGAGGGGGACTTGGATGGGCCAGGACCTGGTGGGATCTGGGGGCCCTGGACACCCAGTAGCTACCCCACTCCCGCAGAGTTGGAGTGGGACCCGGCAGGGGATGTTGGAGGCCTCAGGCCCTTGTGGCAAAAGACAGCCTGGACACCAGGAGCTCCCTGTGAGCTGTGTGGTCACAGAGGCCCCCAGGGCAGGGGACAAGGCCTTGAG TTCTCCCAAGGACCCcacacctcagtttccccacaagACATGCTCATGTCGGGCTTCAGCCACTGGAAACACTTGGCAGGTCAACGAAGACGTTCCCTGCTCCGGAAGTCTCAG GACAAGAAGCGAGCATCTCCCAATCTCCAGGGCGTGATGTTGGAGGTAGACCCTGG AGCCCCTCCTCCTGCATCCGGGCACTCGctgatcctcctcctcctcctcctcctcttccttctcctggtgGGTGCCACGTTGCTCCTGCCACCATCAGGGGGGTCTTGCTGCTCTTCTGCCCGACTGGCCGGGACACCTTACCTGGTGCTCAGCTATGTCAATGGTCCTCCTCCAATCTGA
- the SYNE4 gene encoding nesprin-4 isoform X3, which translates to MALPPPLGPRPPSEPLNHPPGAPREPDIGGFTLCPASEERLRPDQAQKLGQDSLDPPQHLQGGLGGTEPAAGPLRLPAPTSSEDAAAAKHCEHLSSGQEVLEAEQDSLALCLLGLGLRLRDLERGLGPWASAQSRMGQLQVGSGRPRCGRVGRASGMGANFLGWEMGLFHIPDAQVGKVRRDVIPGPRSRVLLVCGDTGEGWCLTLCPQALQADLRGAAERIDALLAFGEGLAQRSEPQALASLEQVLRALRAHRGSIFRRLWWLQAQLVFEEASPLDQDLEVEGDLDGPGPGGIWGPWTPSSYPTPAELEWDPAGDVGGLRPLWQKTAWTPGAPCELCGHRGPQGRGQGLEFSQGPHTSVSPQDMLMSGFSHWKHLAGQRRRSLLRKSQDKKRASPNLQGVMLEVDPGAPPPASGHSLILLLLLLLFLLLVGATLLLPPSGGSCCSSARLAGTPYLVLSYVNGPPPI; encoded by the exons ATGGCCCTGCCTCCACCTCTGGGGCCTAGACCCCCCTCAGAGCCCCTCAACCACCCCCCTGGAGCCCCCAGGGAGCCGGACATTGGTGGATTCACCCTCTGCCCCGCTTCTGAGGAGAGACTCAG ACCAGACCAGGCCCAGAAACTGGGGCAAGACTCCTTGGACCCTCCCCAACACCTCCAGGGTGGGTTGGGGGGCACTGAGCCTGCTGCTGGTCCCCTCAGATTGCCAGCACCCACTTCCAGTGAGGACGCAGCAGCGGCCAAACACTGTGAG CACCTCAGCTCTGGCCAGGAGGTATTGGAGGCTGAGCAGGACAGCCTAGCCCTATGCCTGTTGGGGCTGGGCCTCCGGCTGCGGGACCTGGAGCGAGGCCTGGGGCCCTGGGCATCAGCCCAGAGTAGGATGGGCCAGCTGCAGGTGGGCAGTGGGAGGCCAAGATgtgggagggtgggcagggccTCAGGAATGGGTGCAAACTTCCTGGGGTGGGAAATGGGTTTATTCCACATTCCAGATGCCCAGGTAGGAAAGGTGAGAAGGGACGTAATTCCAGGTCCCAGATCTCGCGTGCTCCTGGTGTGTGGGGATACGGGTGAGGGGTGGTGTCTAACCTTGTGTCCCCAGGCGCTCCAGGCAGACCTGCGTGGGGCAGCTGAACGCATAGATGCCCTCCTGGCGTTTGGTGAGGGGCTGGCACAACGGAGTGAACCTCAGGCCCTGGCATCCCTGGAGCAGGTCCTGAGAGCCCTCAGAGCCCACCGAGGCAGCATCTTTCGGCGACTGTGGTGGCTGCAGGCCCAGCTG GTATTTGAGGAGGCCAGCCCACTGGATCAGGACTTGGAAGTCGAGGGGGACTTGGATGGGCCAGGACCTGGTGGGATCTGGGGGCCCTGGACACCCAGTAGCTACCCCACTCCCGCAGAGTTGGAGTGGGACCCGGCAGGGGATGTTGGAGGCCTCAGGCCCTTGTGGCAAAAGACAGCCTGGACACCAGGAGCTCCCTGTGAGCTGTGTGGTCACAGAGGCCCCCAGGGCAGGGGACAAGGCCTTGAG TTCTCCCAAGGACCCcacacctcagtttccccacaagACATGCTCATGTCGGGCTTCAGCCACTGGAAACACTTGGCAGGTCAACGAAGACGTTCCCTGCTCCGGAAGTCTCAG GACAAGAAGCGAGCATCTCCCAATCTCCAGGGCGTGATGTTGGAGGTAGACCCTGG AGCCCCTCCTCCTGCATCCGGGCACTCGctgatcctcctcctcctcctcctcctcttccttctcctggtgGGTGCCACGTTGCTCCTGCCACCATCAGGGGGGTCTTGCTGCTCTTCTGCCCGACTGGCCGGGACACCTTACCTGGTGCTCAGCTATGTCAATGGTCCTCCTCCAATCTGA
- the SYNE4 gene encoding nesprin-4 isoform X2 yields MALPPPLGPRPPSEPLNHPPGAPREPDIGGFTLCPASEERLRPDQAQKLGQDSLDPPQHLQGGLGGTEPAAGPLRLPAPTSSEDAAAAKHCEHLSSGQEVLEAEQDSLALCLLGLGLRLRDLERGLGPWASAQSRMGQLQVGSGRPRCGRVGRASGMGANFLGWEMGLFHIPDAQVGKVRRDVIPGPRSRVLLVCGDTGEGWCLTLCPQALQADLRGAAERIDALLAFGEGLAQRSEPQALASLEQVLRALRAHRGSIFRRLWWLQAQLVSSSLVFEEASPLDQDLEVEGDLDGPGPGGIWGPWTPSSYPTPAELEWDPAGDVGGLRPLWQKTAWTPGAPCELCGHRGPQGRGQGLEFSQGPHTSVSPQDMLMSGFSHWKHLAGQRRRSLLRKSQDKKRASPNLQGVMLEVDPGAPPPASGHSLILLLLLLLFLLLVGATLLLPPSGGSCCSSARLAGTPYLVLSYVNGPPPI; encoded by the exons ATGGCCCTGCCTCCACCTCTGGGGCCTAGACCCCCCTCAGAGCCCCTCAACCACCCCCCTGGAGCCCCCAGGGAGCCGGACATTGGTGGATTCACCCTCTGCCCCGCTTCTGAGGAGAGACTCAG ACCAGACCAGGCCCAGAAACTGGGGCAAGACTCCTTGGACCCTCCCCAACACCTCCAGGGTGGGTTGGGGGGCACTGAGCCTGCTGCTGGTCCCCTCAGATTGCCAGCACCCACTTCCAGTGAGGACGCAGCAGCGGCCAAACACTGTGAG CACCTCAGCTCTGGCCAGGAGGTATTGGAGGCTGAGCAGGACAGCCTAGCCCTATGCCTGTTGGGGCTGGGCCTCCGGCTGCGGGACCTGGAGCGAGGCCTGGGGCCCTGGGCATCAGCCCAGAGTAGGATGGGCCAGCTGCAGGTGGGCAGTGGGAGGCCAAGATgtgggagggtgggcagggccTCAGGAATGGGTGCAAACTTCCTGGGGTGGGAAATGGGTTTATTCCACATTCCAGATGCCCAGGTAGGAAAGGTGAGAAGGGACGTAATTCCAGGTCCCAGATCTCGCGTGCTCCTGGTGTGTGGGGATACGGGTGAGGGGTGGTGTCTAACCTTGTGTCCCCAGGCGCTCCAGGCAGACCTGCGTGGGGCAGCTGAACGCATAGATGCCCTCCTGGCGTTTGGTGAGGGGCTGGCACAACGGAGTGAACCTCAGGCCCTGGCATCCCTGGAGCAGGTCCTGAGAGCCCTCAGAGCCCACCGAGGCAGCATCTTTCGGCGACTGTGGTGGCTGCAGGCCCAGCTGGTCAGCTCTAGCCTG GTATTTGAGGAGGCCAGCCCACTGGATCAGGACTTGGAAGTCGAGGGGGACTTGGATGGGCCAGGACCTGGTGGGATCTGGGGGCCCTGGACACCCAGTAGCTACCCCACTCCCGCAGAGTTGGAGTGGGACCCGGCAGGGGATGTTGGAGGCCTCAGGCCCTTGTGGCAAAAGACAGCCTGGACACCAGGAGCTCCCTGTGAGCTGTGTGGTCACAGAGGCCCCCAGGGCAGGGGACAAGGCCTTGAG TTCTCCCAAGGACCCcacacctcagtttccccacaagACATGCTCATGTCGGGCTTCAGCCACTGGAAACACTTGGCAGGTCAACGAAGACGTTCCCTGCTCCGGAAGTCTCAG GACAAGAAGCGAGCATCTCCCAATCTCCAGGGCGTGATGTTGGAGGTAGACCCTGG AGCCCCTCCTCCTGCATCCGGGCACTCGctgatcctcctcctcctcctcctcctcttccttctcctggtgGGTGCCACGTTGCTCCTGCCACCATCAGGGGGGTCTTGCTGCTCTTCTGCCCGACTGGCCGGGACACCTTACCTGGTGCTCAGCTATGTCAATGGTCCTCCTCCAATCTGA
- the SYNE4 gene encoding nesprin-4 isoform X5 — protein MALPPPLGPRPPSEPLNHPPGAPREPDIGGFTLCPASEERLRPDQAQKLGQDSLDPPQHLQGGLGGTEPAAGPLRLPAPTSSEDAAAAKHCEHLSSGQEVLEAEQDSLALCLLGLGLRLRDLERGLGPWASAQSRMGQLQALQADLRGAAERIDALLAFGEGLAQRSEPQALASLEQVLRALRAHRGSIFRRLWWLQAQLVSSSLVWPALAVPAPGTDSTAPITLSSDQVFEEASPLDQDLEVEGDLDGPGPGGIWGPWTPSSYPTPAELEWDPAGDVGGLRPLWQKTAWTPGAPCELCGHRGPQGRGQGLEFSQGPHTSVSPQDMLMSGFSHWKHLAGQRRRSLLRKSQDKKRASPNLQGVMLEVDPGAPPPASGHSLILLLLLLLFLLLVGATLLLPPSGGSCCSSARLAGTPYLVLSYVNGPPPI, from the exons ATGGCCCTGCCTCCACCTCTGGGGCCTAGACCCCCCTCAGAGCCCCTCAACCACCCCCCTGGAGCCCCCAGGGAGCCGGACATTGGTGGATTCACCCTCTGCCCCGCTTCTGAGGAGAGACTCAG ACCAGACCAGGCCCAGAAACTGGGGCAAGACTCCTTGGACCCTCCCCAACACCTCCAGGGTGGGTTGGGGGGCACTGAGCCTGCTGCTGGTCCCCTCAGATTGCCAGCACCCACTTCCAGTGAGGACGCAGCAGCGGCCAAACACTGTGAG CACCTCAGCTCTGGCCAGGAGGTATTGGAGGCTGAGCAGGACAGCCTAGCCCTATGCCTGTTGGGGCTGGGCCTCCGGCTGCGGGACCTGGAGCGAGGCCTGGGGCCCTGGGCATCAGCCCAGAGTAGGATGGGCCAGCTGCAG GCGCTCCAGGCAGACCTGCGTGGGGCAGCTGAACGCATAGATGCCCTCCTGGCGTTTGGTGAGGGGCTGGCACAACGGAGTGAACCTCAGGCCCTGGCATCCCTGGAGCAGGTCCTGAGAGCCCTCAGAGCCCACCGAGGCAGCATCTTTCGGCGACTGTGGTGGCTGCAGGCCCAGCTGGTCAGCTCTAGCCTGGTATGGCCTGCCCTGGCAGTCCCCGCCCCAGGTACCGATTCCACAGCCCCCATAACTCTGTCTTCTGACCAGGTATTTGAGGAGGCCAGCCCACTGGATCAGGACTTGGAAGTCGAGGGGGACTTGGATGGGCCAGGACCTGGTGGGATCTGGGGGCCCTGGACACCCAGTAGCTACCCCACTCCCGCAGAGTTGGAGTGGGACCCGGCAGGGGATGTTGGAGGCCTCAGGCCCTTGTGGCAAAAGACAGCCTGGACACCAGGAGCTCCCTGTGAGCTGTGTGGTCACAGAGGCCCCCAGGGCAGGGGACAAGGCCTTGAG TTCTCCCAAGGACCCcacacctcagtttccccacaagACATGCTCATGTCGGGCTTCAGCCACTGGAAACACTTGGCAGGTCAACGAAGACGTTCCCTGCTCCGGAAGTCTCAG GACAAGAAGCGAGCATCTCCCAATCTCCAGGGCGTGATGTTGGAGGTAGACCCTGG AGCCCCTCCTCCTGCATCCGGGCACTCGctgatcctcctcctcctcctcctcctcttccttctcctggtgGGTGCCACGTTGCTCCTGCCACCATCAGGGGGGTCTTGCTGCTCTTCTGCCCGACTGGCCGGGACACCTTACCTGGTGCTCAGCTATGTCAATGGTCCTCCTCCAATCTGA
- the SYNE4 gene encoding nesprin-4 isoform X6 yields MALPPPLGPRPPSEPLNHPPGAPREPDIGGFTLCPASEERLRPDQAQKLGQDSLDPPQHLQGGLGGTEPAAGPLRLPAPTSSEDAAAAKHCEHLSSGQEVLEAEQDSLALCLLGLGLRLRDLERGLGPWASAQSRMGQLQALQADLRGAAERIDALLAFGEGLAQRSEPQALASLEQVLRALRAHRGSIFRRLWWLQAQLVSSSLVFEEASPLDQDLEVEGDLDGPGPGGIWGPWTPSSYPTPAELEWDPAGDVGGLRPLWQKTAWTPGAPCELCGHRGPQGRGQGLEFSQGPHTSVSPQDMLMSGFSHWKHLAGQRRRSLLRKSQDKKRASPNLQGVMLEVDPGAPPPASGHSLILLLLLLLFLLLVGATLLLPPSGGSCCSSARLAGTPYLVLSYVNGPPPI; encoded by the exons ATGGCCCTGCCTCCACCTCTGGGGCCTAGACCCCCCTCAGAGCCCCTCAACCACCCCCCTGGAGCCCCCAGGGAGCCGGACATTGGTGGATTCACCCTCTGCCCCGCTTCTGAGGAGAGACTCAG ACCAGACCAGGCCCAGAAACTGGGGCAAGACTCCTTGGACCCTCCCCAACACCTCCAGGGTGGGTTGGGGGGCACTGAGCCTGCTGCTGGTCCCCTCAGATTGCCAGCACCCACTTCCAGTGAGGACGCAGCAGCGGCCAAACACTGTGAG CACCTCAGCTCTGGCCAGGAGGTATTGGAGGCTGAGCAGGACAGCCTAGCCCTATGCCTGTTGGGGCTGGGCCTCCGGCTGCGGGACCTGGAGCGAGGCCTGGGGCCCTGGGCATCAGCCCAGAGTAGGATGGGCCAGCTGCAG GCGCTCCAGGCAGACCTGCGTGGGGCAGCTGAACGCATAGATGCCCTCCTGGCGTTTGGTGAGGGGCTGGCACAACGGAGTGAACCTCAGGCCCTGGCATCCCTGGAGCAGGTCCTGAGAGCCCTCAGAGCCCACCGAGGCAGCATCTTTCGGCGACTGTGGTGGCTGCAGGCCCAGCTGGTCAGCTCTAGCCTG GTATTTGAGGAGGCCAGCCCACTGGATCAGGACTTGGAAGTCGAGGGGGACTTGGATGGGCCAGGACCTGGTGGGATCTGGGGGCCCTGGACACCCAGTAGCTACCCCACTCCCGCAGAGTTGGAGTGGGACCCGGCAGGGGATGTTGGAGGCCTCAGGCCCTTGTGGCAAAAGACAGCCTGGACACCAGGAGCTCCCTGTGAGCTGTGTGGTCACAGAGGCCCCCAGGGCAGGGGACAAGGCCTTGAG TTCTCCCAAGGACCCcacacctcagtttccccacaagACATGCTCATGTCGGGCTTCAGCCACTGGAAACACTTGGCAGGTCAACGAAGACGTTCCCTGCTCCGGAAGTCTCAG GACAAGAAGCGAGCATCTCCCAATCTCCAGGGCGTGATGTTGGAGGTAGACCCTGG AGCCCCTCCTCCTGCATCCGGGCACTCGctgatcctcctcctcctcctcctcctcttccttctcctggtgGGTGCCACGTTGCTCCTGCCACCATCAGGGGGGTCTTGCTGCTCTTCTGCCCGACTGGCCGGGACACCTTACCTGGTGCTCAGCTATGTCAATGGTCCTCCTCCAATCTGA
- the SDHAF1 gene encoding succinate dehydrogenase assembly factor 1, mitochondrial — translation MSRPSRLQRQVLSLYRELLRAGRGKPGAEARVRAEFRQHACLPRSDVLRIEYLYRRGRRQLQLLRSGHATAMGAFVRLRGPTEEASGLGAPGTQPDNAGGPRNPLNSTGSPENPLDGR, via the coding sequence ATGAGCCGCCCCAGCCGGCTGCAGAGGCAAGTTTTGAGCTTGTACCGCGAGCTGCTGCGCGCCGGGCGCGGGAAGCCGGGCGCCGAGGCGCGAGTTCGGGCCGAGTTCCGGCAGCACGCCTGCTTGCCGCGCTCCGACGTGCTGCGTATCGAGTACCTGTACCGCCGCGGGCGGCGCCAGCTGCAGCTATTACGCTCCGGCCACGCCACGGCCATGGGTGCCTTCGTGCGTCTGCGGGGTCCAACCGAGGAGGCCAGCGGCTTGGGGGCCCCAGGGACCCAGCCTGACAATGCTGGTGGTCCGAGGAACCCCCTCAACAGCACGGGGTCACCAGAGAACCCTCTCGATGGGCGGTGA